The proteins below come from a single Tigriopus californicus strain San Diego chromosome 3, Tcal_SD_v2.1, whole genome shotgun sequence genomic window:
- the LOC131878250 gene encoding uncharacterized protein LOC131878250, whose amino-acid sequence MAKVAKSRKGQLPSKSYVPTELDFAPDPVVLAESGLVCLDFGSWTWVTRNVLDFVKEKAWPLPSMTFLYNTQSGEFVSRVFNRLVESGQIFEGQVLQAKCQTFFQSDYPCLGMNYYESEEFPHHLKFATDCQKVIHLNNAPGTLEGLICAQCHLKQASNDELDIKIKPESETTDDILADAEEIFETETPTQNSPILKTAKRKKKGPSRTSKVKVEYGGKEGLVLKTKDFGGSAPLRKSLRSQKRRQMWSQPDSDPPENVEGCDSGSDFEPDSGSKKSRRVYVPSSPKVSRIKGEIPMELSNPKLYEIDWDGEEIIVEGNVDQDKLWDCPICHKSIRGKNRTMHLKTHLLYHTLCQACGKAHLCAKKLWDHFEAEHHESEVWHVTCAICSETIDIKESRNSLRSHWASCISRNDGDHPDNPDSSMSIRTRKTTPLELYLPSSYLVEYEGQTFTLEGKVPRNQTWTCPLCSFQVKGADKAKHLKHHGKFRISCEICCLAHYCPLKLWDHWHDLHPEHTIWKGKCSVCLDVIDFKDSRTKLQDHFVSCFQASLEVGKDKPKPAPKIEPNSDAARPSRLIRRAQTFRGTTPKHLFHPPTFVVEWEGRDLVLPGYVGPEEAWVCPMCSTEMLGKQRMTHLRIHFFFRMGCEICRLFHLCPKKLWDHYKEKHTDQEIWQALCLVCAELVDIRESREAFRDHLLNCMRAPVMAKKEFGNVVTDPHPDKQVLSRVPQHLFVPNSFEVEWLGQTLTIPGKLSGKGKWTCPLCRETILTSRNCHLRKHNLIRIACGICGLFHMCSYKLWDHYNTLHSESEKWPCKCPVCSEVLDIKESRNKCRDHVVNCFVRTKREKYKANNLTNKSGTIIVCETCGKIFKNKRLMERHVLKIHQDKKLTSKCEVCAIELSDSKLRRHMRNVHLAARFECPMCFKVEKFARVFWEHLRDNHLDRVTEFPCPSCKQVFPINQDDGPNFPVHQEECLRQHLNQLKDAEKQRLLAKPLNYPCPICPKRFQTQYMANSHMRGHKEAGQFCNLCRYKTHSPAHLRAHINRVHGQNSNGMKCEFCNEKFKTQPSLEYHLSSAHGVKSEYPCDQCLLKLPTKVQLRKHQKNAHRGVDFKCSVCQSSFPDRESCENHTMASHYQAHARFQCTACQEVLKSKEELTHHMNTLHGYQLPVENHSTLPHTFSDTQPELVDLVGDARSHKLTPGYSDADPNLSFSIQGLSGTLSGQTIVVNMDDPTNSFHMNV is encoded by the exons TCAACTACCTTCCAAGTCTTACGTTCCAACGGAGTTAGACTTTGCCCCAGATCCCGTAGTTTTGGCCGAATCTGGCCTTGTCTGCCTAGACTTTGGCTCTTGGACATGGGTGACCCGAAATGTCTTGgattttgtcaaagaaaaggCCTGGCCTTTGCCCTCTATGACCTTCTTGTACAACACGCAAAGTGGAGAATTTGTATCCAGGGTGTTCAATCGACTCGTTGAATCGGGACAAATCTTCGaaggtcaagttcttcaagCGAAATGTCAGACTTTCTTTCAAAGTGATTATCCTTGTTTGGGCATGAACTACTACGAATCCGAAGAATTCCCACATCATTTAAAGTTTGCGACGGATTGCCAAAAAGTTATTCATCTAAACAATGCTCCTGGTACTCTAGAGGGGTTGATTTGTGCACAATGTCACCTGAAACAAGCCTCAAACGACGAACTGGACATCAAAATCAAACCCGAAAGTGAGACCACAGACGATATCTTAGCTGACGCCGAAGAGATCTTTGAGACAGAAACCCCGACCCAAAACTCTCCCATTTTGAAAACAGctaaaaggaagaagaaggggCCTTCGAGAACGTCAAAAGTGAAGGTTGAATATGGTGGTAAAGAGGGCCTCGTATTGAAAACCAAAGATTTTGGAGGTTCGGCGCCGTTGAGAAAATCATTACGATCCCAAAAGCGTCGTCAAATGTGGTCTCAACCTGACTCCGATCCTCCGGAAAACGTAGAGGGTTGCGATTCTGGGTCTGATTTTGAACCAGATTCTGGATCGAAGAAATCCAGGAGGGTATATGTGCCATCAAGTCCCAAAGTTTCGAGAATTAAGGGTGAAATTCCCATGGAACTATCGAACCCTAAACTTTATGAAATCGATTGGGATGGCGAAGAAATTATTGTAGAGGGAAACGTCGACCAGGACAAGCTATGGGATTGTCCCATATGTCATAAAAGTATTAGAGGCAAGAATCGAACgatgcatttgaaaacacacttgTTGTACCACACTCTGTGCCAGGCCTGTGGCAAGGCCCATCTTTGTGCCAAGAAATTGTGGGATCATTTTGAAGCAGAACACCACGAATCGGAAGTTTGGCATGTCACGTGTGCCATATGCTCAGAAACCATAGATATCAAGGAATCCCGAAATAGCCTTCGGAGCCATTGGGCATCATGTATTAGTCGAAATGATGGAGATCATCCCGACAATCCAGATTCATCCATGTCAATCCGAACCCGCAAAACCACTCCTCTCGAGCTCTATTTGCCATCAAGTTACTTGGTTGAGTACGAAGGTCAGACCTTCACTCTGGAGGGCAAAGTTCCACGTAATCAAACGTGGACCTGTCCATTGTGCTCATTCCAAGTCAAAGGAGCGGATAAGGCTAAGCATTTGAAGCATCATGGGAAATTTCGCATCAGTTGCGAAATATGTTGCCTCGCACATTATTGCCCACTCAAGCTTTGGGATCATTGGCATGACCTCCATCCCGAGCACACGATTTGGAAGGGTAAATGCTCGGTGTGCTTGGACGTTATCGACTTCAAAGACTCACGAACTAAGCTTCAAGACCACTTTGTGTCCTGTTTCCAGGCGTCTTTGGAAGTTGGAAAAGATAAACCGAAACCCGCGCCCAAAATTGAGCCCAATTCTGATGCTGCTCGACCAAGCCGATTGATCCGAAGGGCTCAAACATTCAGGGGTACCACTCCCAAGCATTTGTTTCATCCTCCCACATTTGTGGTAGAGTGGGAGGGAAGGGATCTTGTTTTGCCGGGATATGTGGGACCTGAAGAGGCGTGGGTATGTCCTATGTGCTCCACAGAAATGCTCGGCAAGCAAAGAATGACACATTTGAGGATCCATTTCTTCTTCCGAATGGGATGCGAAATCTGTcgattgttccatttgtgccCCAAAAAGCTTTGGGATCACTACAAAGAGAAACACACAGACCAAGAGATCTGGCAAGCCTTGTGTCTAGTCTGTGCCGAACTCGTCGATATCCGCGAATCAAGAGAAGCCTTCCGAGATCATCTTCTGAATTGCATGAGAGCCCCGGTCATGGCCAAAAAGGAATTTGGCAATGTGGTGACAGATCCTCATCCTGACAAGCAAGTCCTGTCTCGTGTTCCACAACATCTTTTCGTGCCCAACAGCTTTGAAGTGGAGTGGTTGGGACAAACTCTCACCATCCCTGGCAAACTCTCGGGTAAAGGCAAGTGGACTTGCCCCTTATGCCGAGAGACCATACTGACCTCGCGAAATTGTCACTTACGAAAGCACAACTTGATTCGAATTGCTTGTGGGATCTGTGGTTTGTTCCACATGTGTTCGTACAAACTTTGGGATCATTACAATACCCTTCATTCAGAGAGTGAAAAGTGGCCATGCAAATGTCCGGTTTGCTCTGAAGTCTTGGATATTAAGGAGTCTAGGAACAAATGCCGTGACCACGTGGTTAACTGCTTTGTCCGGACAAAACGGGAGAAGTACAAAGCGAATAACTTGACCAATAAATCTGGCACAATCATTGTTTGCGAAACGTGTGGAAAGATTTTCAAGAACAAACGTCTCATGGAGCGTCATGTTCTAAAAATTCATCAAGATAAAAAATTGACCTCGAAGTGTGAAGTTTGCGCTATTGAATTAAGTGATAGCAAGCTTCGGAGACACATGAGAAACGTGCATTTAGCCGCACGATTTGAATGTCCCATGTGCTTCAAAGTCGAAAAATTTGCCCGTGTCTTTTGGGAACATTTGAGAGACAACCACTTGGACCGGGTCACAGAATTCCCATGTCCATCTTGTAAGCAAGTATTCCCAATCAACCAGGACGATGGACCAAATTTTCCCGTTCATCAAGAAGAGTGTCTTCGTCAACATCTGAACCAACTCAAAGATGCCGAAAAGCAGAGACTCTTGGCCAAACCCCTGAATTATCCTTGCCCAATATGCCCCAAAAGATTCCAGACCCAATATATGGCTAATTCCCACATGAGGGGGCACAAAGAGGCCGGACAATTCTGCAACCTTTGCCGCTACAAGACCCACTCTCCAGCCCATTTAAGGGCCCATATCAACCGGGTCCATGGGCAGAATTCTAATGGGATGAAATGTGAATTTTGCAACGAAAAGTTCAAGACTCAGCCCTCGTTGGAGTACCACTTAAGCTCAGCCCACGGGGTCAAATCTGAGTACCCTTGTGACCAATGCCTTCTGAAATTGCCCACAAAAGTGCAATTAAGGAAGCACCAAAAGAACGCTCATCGGGGCGTGGATTTCAAGTGCAGTGTTTGTCAGAGCTCTTTCCCAGATAGGGAATCATGTGAGAACCACACAATGGCCTCCCATTATCAAGCCCATGCCCGATTTCA GTGCACCGCGTGTCAAGAAGTCTTGAAGTCGAAGGAAGAACTAACTCATCACATGAATACTCTCCATGGGTATCAGCTTCCTGTGGAAAATCATTCGACGTTACCGCACACTTTCAGTGATACCCAACCGGAATTAGTGGATCTTGTGGGGGACGCAAGAAGTCATAAACTAACCCCGGGTTACTCGGATGCAGATCCGAACctgtcattttcaattcaggGGCTGTCTGGAACCTTGAGCGGCCAAACTATCGTAGTCAATATGGATGACCCCACGAATTCATTTCACATGAATGTTTAG